In Arthrobacter sp. SLBN-83, one DNA window encodes the following:
- a CDS encoding alpha/beta hydrolase yields MTVAAHSGGAFPLARRARTALRRVPVWTWRLLMRSVSSRERVRFNTDPVTEVAYVHDLDYVGDGLRAHRLDVLLPLAHPSGEVAAPGGGGLPVYVYFHGGGWTSGDKSALTKYCANQALGGMVVVNVNYRHAPRFHMGHVLEDANAALAWVAANIGEYGGDPARLVLGGDSAGGQISALLTAISLRPELAAHYSLLPAVPAGHVKGLVQHCSAVDFSVFFESGFVLSLNFVRMLLPATAPLTAARLRSAAGYLSPIEWLDGNHPPVFVTTSERDFFYRSNLNFIERLQDHGVPVDALIYPWASANTEHTWQQDYRYPESQEVYRRLHAFVGNVAGPPAAAD; encoded by the coding sequence ATGACGGTGGCTGCCCATTCCGGTGGCGCTTTCCCGCTGGCCCGCCGGGCCAGGACTGCGTTGCGCCGCGTCCCTGTGTGGACGTGGCGCCTGCTGATGCGTTCGGTCAGCTCGCGGGAGCGCGTCCGGTTCAACACCGATCCCGTCACCGAGGTGGCATATGTCCACGACCTCGACTACGTGGGCGACGGCCTGCGCGCCCACCGGCTGGATGTATTGCTGCCGCTGGCCCATCCGTCGGGTGAAGTAGCGGCCCCTGGCGGCGGGGGCCTGCCGGTCTATGTGTATTTCCACGGCGGCGGATGGACGTCCGGCGACAAGTCTGCGTTGACCAAGTACTGCGCCAACCAGGCCCTGGGCGGGATGGTGGTGGTCAACGTCAACTACCGGCACGCGCCGCGGTTCCACATGGGGCATGTGCTCGAGGACGCGAACGCCGCCCTTGCGTGGGTTGCCGCGAATATCGGGGAGTACGGCGGGGACCCTGCGCGCCTGGTCCTGGGCGGGGACTCCGCGGGCGGGCAGATTTCGGCCCTGCTCACCGCCATCAGCCTGCGGCCTGAACTGGCCGCGCACTATTCGTTGCTGCCAGCCGTTCCGGCAGGGCATGTGAAAGGGCTTGTCCAGCACTGCAGCGCCGTTGATTTTTCGGTGTTTTTTGAAAGCGGCTTTGTCCTGAGCCTGAACTTCGTCCGCATGCTGCTGCCGGCCACGGCTCCCCTGACCGCGGCACGGCTGCGCTCTGCAGCCGGCTACCTGTCCCCCATCGAGTGGCTGGACGGGAACCACCCGCCGGTCTTCGTCACCACATCCGAGCGCGACTTCTTCTACCGGTCCAACCTCAATTTCATCGAGCGGCTGCAGGACCATGGCGTTCCCGTGGACGCCCTTATCTACCCTTGGGCCAGCGCCAACACCGAACATACCTGGCAGCAGGATTACCGCTACCCGGAATCGCAGGAGGTGTACCGGCGGCTCCATGCGTTCGTGGGCAACGTGGCAGGTCCGCCCGCTGCCGCTGACTAG
- a CDS encoding HNH endonuclease has translation MAAVILGCDSNGLVRWDYQIVVERVAESGRAIARWCLEHRPDVSPGTEAWLLLHGSNEAGSGLIGHGVVASEPYQPAGAGDWFIAVTFDALLPLGEQIRPGVVADALPGDHWPEADGPSMVALPPSYEPALRRLWRECGPTTAARAEVVGGTFPPDAVSTVQVSRYERDPDARRICVAFHGTSCAACGFSFESAYGGSAPKALAVHHVVPPEMLDSGYQLDPVADLIPLCPNCHAVAHSVNPPRTVSELRNMNPAPSQAMRGEVVTTLALRAQEDARRIMDGRHG, from the coding sequence GTGGCTGCAGTAATTCTCGGATGCGACTCAAACGGGCTGGTGCGCTGGGACTACCAAATCGTCGTTGAGCGCGTGGCAGAGTCCGGCAGGGCAATCGCGCGGTGGTGCCTGGAGCATCGGCCGGATGTCAGCCCGGGCACCGAAGCCTGGCTCCTGCTGCACGGCAGTAACGAAGCGGGTAGTGGTTTGATCGGTCACGGCGTGGTCGCGTCGGAGCCCTACCAGCCGGCCGGAGCGGGCGATTGGTTCATTGCCGTCACCTTCGACGCACTGCTTCCACTGGGCGAACAGATACGTCCCGGCGTCGTCGCCGACGCCCTCCCCGGTGACCACTGGCCCGAGGCGGACGGACCCTCCATGGTGGCCCTGCCGCCGTCGTACGAGCCTGCCCTGCGCCGGCTGTGGCGTGAATGCGGCCCGACGACGGCGGCCCGCGCCGAGGTGGTGGGCGGCACCTTTCCGCCGGACGCCGTCAGCACCGTCCAGGTAAGCCGCTACGAACGGGACCCTGACGCCCGGCGGATCTGCGTGGCGTTCCATGGCACATCGTGCGCGGCCTGCGGGTTCTCTTTCGAGTCCGCCTACGGTGGCAGCGCACCAAAGGCCCTGGCCGTGCACCATGTGGTGCCGCCGGAAATGCTGGACAGTGGCTACCAGCTCGACCCCGTAGCCGACCTCATTCCGCTGTGCCCCAACTGCCATGCGGTGGCCCACAGCGTGAACCCGCCGCGCACGGTGTCCGAACTTCGGAACATGAACCCCGCCCCCAGCCAGGCGATGAGGGGCGAAGTGGTGACAACCTTGGCCCTGAGGGCCCAGGAGGATGCGCGGCGGATCATGGACGGCAGGCACGGGTAA